A window from Mycobacterium saskatchewanense encodes these proteins:
- a CDS encoding SDR family oxidoreductase, with translation MARIAVIGGHGKVALQLSRILTGRGDEVSSVFRNPEHSDDVAATGADPVVADIEPLDTDELAQLLAGHDAVVFSAGAGGGNPARTYAVDRDAAIRVIDAAARAGVRRFVMVSYFGAGPDHAVPQDNSFFAYAEAKAAADAHLRASGLDWTVLGPGRLTLDPPTGRIELGEGTGAVSRADVAAVVAAALADDSTIGRTVDFNNGDIPIAAALGG, from the coding sequence ATGGCACGCATCGCCGTCATCGGCGGCCACGGCAAGGTCGCGCTGCAGCTGTCCCGCATCCTCACCGGACGCGGTGACGAGGTCAGTTCCGTCTTCCGCAACCCCGAGCACTCCGACGACGTCGCGGCCACCGGCGCCGATCCGGTGGTCGCCGACATCGAGCCGCTCGACACCGACGAGTTGGCGCAGCTGCTGGCCGGCCACGACGCGGTGGTGTTCTCCGCCGGGGCCGGCGGCGGCAACCCGGCGCGGACCTACGCCGTTGATCGCGACGCCGCCATTCGGGTGATCGACGCCGCCGCGCGGGCGGGGGTGCGGCGATTCGTGATGGTGTCGTACTTCGGCGCGGGTCCCGACCACGCCGTGCCGCAGGACAACTCGTTCTTCGCCTATGCGGAGGCCAAGGCGGCGGCGGACGCCCATCTGCGCGCCAGCGGCCTGGACTGGACCGTCCTGGGACCCGGCCGGCTCACCCTGGACCCACCGACCGGCCGCATCGAACTGGGCGAGGGAACGGGCGCGGTGTCGCGCGCGGACGTCGCGGCCGTCGTGGCCGCCGCGCTGGCCGACGACTCGACGATCGGCCGAACCGTCGACTTCAACAACGGCGACATCCCGATCGCCGCCGCGCTGGGCGGCTGA
- the metE gene encoding 5-methyltetrahydropteroyltriglutamate--homocysteine S-methyltransferase: MTSQPFTATVTGSPRIGPNRELKRATEGYWAGRTSRSELESVAATLRRDMCSHLASAGLDSVPVNTFSYYDQMLDTAVMLGALPSRAAQIPDELDRYFALARGNKDVAPLEMTKWFDTNYHYLVPEIEPATTFALHPHKVLAELNEALEQGIPARPVVIGPITFLLLSKAVKGAGAPIARLEELVPVYSELLSLLAANGAQWVQFDEPALVTDISPDAAALAEAVYNKLGAVADRPAIYVATYFGDPGAALAGLARTPVEAIGVDLVYGPDTAVAGVPELAGKTLVAGVVDGRNVWRTDLESALDRLASLMGSAATVAVSTSCSTLHVPYSLEPETGMDDNLRSWLAFGREKVAEVVTLARALRDGRDAVADAIAASNAAVASRRNDPRLRNEELRARIASIVAAGVHRGDAAQRRANQEARLHLPPLPTTTIGSYPQTSAIRKARAAFRAGEIDEAEYVRRMRQEIADVIKLQEELGLDVLVHGEPERNDMVQYFAEQLEGFFATQNGWVQSYGSRCVRPPILYGDVSRPKPMTVEWISYAQSLTDKPVKGMLTGPVTILAWSFVRDDQPLADTANQVALAIRDETVDLQAAGIAVIQVDEPALRELLPLRRAQQDEYLRWAVGAFRLATSGVDDSTQIHTHLCYSEFGEVIGAIADLDADVTSIEAARSHMEVLDDLNSVGFSNSVGPGVYDIHSPRVPSTGEMAESLRAALKAVPPQRLWVNPDCGLKTRSVDEVTASLRNMVAAAREVRAGA, translated from the coding sequence GTGACCTCACAACCCTTCACCGCCACCGTTACCGGTTCCCCGCGCATCGGCCCCAACCGCGAACTCAAGCGCGCTACCGAGGGCTATTGGGCCGGACGCACCAGCCGTTCGGAGCTGGAGTCCGTCGCCGCGACGCTGCGCCGCGACATGTGTTCGCACCTGGCCTCGGCCGGACTGGATTCCGTGCCGGTGAACACGTTTTCCTACTACGACCAGATGCTCGACACGGCTGTCATGCTGGGCGCCCTACCGTCGCGCGCTGCGCAGATCCCCGATGAGCTGGACCGCTACTTCGCTTTGGCGCGCGGCAACAAGGACGTCGCGCCCCTGGAGATGACGAAGTGGTTCGACACCAATTATCACTACCTGGTGCCCGAGATCGAACCCGCCACCACGTTCGCGCTGCATCCGCACAAGGTCCTCGCCGAACTGAACGAGGCGCTCGAGCAAGGAATCCCGGCACGTCCCGTCGTCATAGGGCCGATCACGTTCCTGCTGCTGAGCAAGGCAGTCAAGGGAGCCGGCGCGCCGATCGCGCGGCTCGAGGAACTCGTGCCGGTCTACTCCGAGCTGCTGTCGCTGCTGGCCGCGAACGGCGCGCAGTGGGTGCAGTTCGACGAGCCGGCGCTGGTAACCGACATCTCCCCCGACGCCGCCGCGCTGGCCGAGGCTGTCTACAACAAGCTCGGTGCGGTGGCCGACCGGCCCGCCATCTACGTCGCCACCTATTTCGGTGACCCCGGCGCCGCCCTGGCCGGGCTGGCGCGCACGCCCGTCGAGGCGATCGGCGTCGATCTGGTGTACGGCCCCGACACCGCCGTGGCCGGCGTGCCCGAGCTGGCGGGCAAGACGCTGGTGGCCGGCGTCGTGGACGGGCGCAACGTCTGGCGCACGGACCTCGAGTCGGCGCTGGACCGGCTGGCCTCCCTCATGGGATCGGCTGCGACGGTGGCCGTTTCGACGTCCTGCTCGACGCTGCACGTGCCGTACTCGCTGGAACCCGAGACCGGAATGGACGACAACCTGCGCAGCTGGCTGGCGTTCGGTCGGGAGAAGGTCGCCGAGGTGGTGACGCTGGCGCGCGCGCTGCGCGACGGGCGGGACGCGGTTGCCGACGCGATCGCGGCCTCCAACGCGGCCGTGGCCTCCCGCCGCAACGACCCGCGTCTGCGCAACGAGGAGCTGCGGGCGCGCATCGCCTCGATCGTCGCGGCGGGCGTGCACCGCGGGGATGCGGCCCAGCGGCGGGCGAATCAGGAGGCGCGGCTGCACCTGCCGCCGCTGCCGACCACGACAATCGGCTCTTACCCACAGACCTCCGCGATCCGCAAGGCGCGTGCGGCTTTTCGGGCCGGGGAGATCGACGAGGCCGAGTACGTCCGCCGGATGAGGCAGGAGATCGCCGACGTCATCAAGTTGCAGGAGGAACTCGGGCTCGACGTGCTGGTGCACGGGGAGCCGGAGCGCAACGACATGGTGCAGTATTTCGCCGAACAGCTGGAGGGTTTCTTCGCCACACAGAACGGCTGGGTGCAGTCGTACGGCAGCCGGTGCGTCCGTCCGCCGATCCTGTACGGGGACGTCTCGCGGCCCAAACCCATGACGGTGGAATGGATCTCGTATGCCCAGTCGCTGACCGACAAGCCGGTCAAGGGGATGCTGACCGGGCCCGTCACGATTCTGGCGTGGTCGTTCGTCCGCGACGACCAGCCGCTCGCCGACACCGCCAACCAGGTGGCGCTGGCCATCCGTGACGAGACCGTCGACCTGCAGGCCGCGGGCATCGCGGTCATCCAGGTCGACGAGCCGGCGCTGCGCGAGCTGTTACCGCTGCGTCGGGCACAGCAAGATGAGTACTTGCGTTGGGCCGTCGGCGCCTTCCGGCTGGCCACCTCGGGCGTCGACGATTCAACCCAGATCCACACCCACTTGTGCTACTCGGAGTTCGGCGAGGTGATCGGCGCCATCGCCGACCTGGACGCGGACGTCACGTCGATCGAGGCGGCGCGCTCGCACATGGAGGTGCTGGACGATCTCAACTCGGTCGGCTTCTCCAACAGCGTGGGTCCCGGCGTCTACGACATCCACTCGCCGCGGGTGCCCAGCACCGGCGAGATGGCCGAGTCGCTGCGCGCGGCGCTCAAAGCCGTCCCACCCCAACGTCTCTGGGTGAATCCGGACTGCGGGCTGAAGACGCGCTCGGTCGACGAGGTGACCGCGTCGCTGCGGAACATGGTCGCGGCGGCGCGGGAGGTCCGGGCGGGGGCGTAG